The following proteins are co-located in the Paludibaculum fermentans genome:
- a CDS encoding glycosyltransferase family 2 protein produces MASNDLVSVTLVTYNSGRYIKRCLESVLAQKGPQIEIVVVDNNSTDGTRDILERYEDRCLILYNSSNSGFAAAQNQAIQLSRGDWVLTLNPDVLLMPYFIQALLEAGRLDNRIGTVCGKLLTMSPDFDIDAKPRVDSTGIYFTPNLRHLDRGSLEIDNGHYLKREYVFGATAAAALYRRSMIDDISIDGEFFDTDFFVYREDADVAWRAQLLGWRCLYTPYARGYHVRAVLPGNRRALPKQINMHSVKNRFLMRIKNMTSDLYRKHWLSITARDLVVVSCCLVYEHYSLRAFGKVLQSWRRVWSKRSEIMARRRVTDEYMAGWFHYNPVSRPAPKKGSAALAPARSDTQVAES; encoded by the coding sequence ATGGCAAGTAACGACTTAGTCTCGGTCACGTTAGTGACCTACAACAGCGGCCGATATATTAAGCGGTGTCTGGAATCCGTACTGGCCCAAAAAGGACCACAGATCGAGATTGTCGTTGTCGACAATAACTCGACGGACGGCACACGCGACATTCTCGAACGCTACGAGGACCGCTGCCTCATTCTGTACAATTCCAGTAATTCTGGATTTGCGGCAGCACAGAATCAGGCAATTCAACTTTCCCGCGGCGACTGGGTTCTCACTCTGAACCCTGATGTTCTCTTGATGCCCTACTTCATCCAGGCCCTGCTCGAAGCAGGACGCCTCGATAATCGTATCGGCACAGTCTGCGGAAAACTGTTGACCATGAGTCCAGATTTCGACATCGACGCCAAACCTCGTGTCGATTCCACCGGAATCTACTTCACCCCCAACCTGCGGCATCTCGACCGCGGCAGCCTCGAAATCGACAACGGCCATTACCTCAAGCGCGAGTACGTTTTCGGCGCAACGGCGGCCGCTGCCCTCTACCGGCGCAGCATGATCGACGACATCTCGATCGACGGCGAGTTCTTCGACACGGATTTCTTTGTCTACCGCGAAGACGCCGACGTCGCCTGGCGCGCCCAACTCCTGGGTTGGCGGTGTCTCTACACCCCCTACGCACGTGGCTACCATGTTCGCGCGGTTCTGCCGGGTAACCGGCGGGCCTTGCCGAAGCAGATCAATATGCATTCGGTGAAGAACCGCTTCCTCATGCGGATCAAGAACATGACCTCCGACCTGTATCGCAAGCACTGGTTGTCGATCACCGCGCGCGATCTGGTCGTCGTCAGCTGTTGCCTCGTCTACGAACACTATTCCCTGCGGGCATTCGGCAAGGTGCTGCAATCCTGGCGCCGGGTCTGGTCCAAGCGCAGTGAAATCATGGCGCGGCGGCGCGTGACCGACGAGTACATGGCCGGCTGGTTCCATTACAATCCAGTGAGCCGGCCCGCTCCGAAGAAGGGTTCGGCCGCACTGGCGCCGGCGCGTTCAGACACCCAGGTAGCGGAGAGTTGA
- a CDS encoding class I SAM-dependent methyltransferase: protein MVEFTGERLVPGQVDQDLLNEHMSRYAFAARLARNKRVLDIACGMGYGSFELSKHAARVVGLDVSEEAVNSARERYQSANLQFLTAPAQQIPLDDHSFDLIVAFEVIEHLSDWEELLGQAKRLLAPGGQFIVSTPNKAYYAETRRLAGPNPFHVHEFEFSEFQSELGRFFPSVTMFLQNHVQAISFHPTPGGSGLVAELEAGSAPAQPETSHFFLAVCALAPQTGSPVYLYLPTSSNVLREREQHIALLESELAKKDSWLEDLKQDHARLNTLHEELRAETDKTASWALGLEQELTAAQARVAQVQDELAAEQSSAREVVAAYEAKIDELHMELRTNAAAAEEALRHVEEHLQKKVADLAKCVELLDAAEETVKERTLWAQSLQARVEQLEQMLAAAQSSRWVRLGRRIGVGPDLHNS, encoded by the coding sequence TTGGTTGAGTTCACCGGAGAGCGGTTGGTCCCGGGCCAGGTCGATCAGGACCTGCTGAATGAGCACATGTCGCGCTACGCCTTCGCAGCCCGGTTGGCCCGCAATAAGCGCGTGCTCGATATCGCTTGCGGCATGGGCTACGGCTCCTTTGAACTCTCAAAGCACGCCGCTCGCGTTGTCGGCTTGGACGTGTCGGAGGAGGCCGTCAACTCGGCCCGCGAACGCTACCAGTCCGCCAACCTCCAGTTCCTCACCGCGCCTGCCCAGCAGATCCCGCTCGACGATCATTCCTTCGATCTCATCGTCGCGTTTGAGGTCATCGAACACCTCTCCGATTGGGAAGAACTGTTGGGGCAGGCCAAACGTCTGTTGGCGCCTGGCGGGCAATTCATCGTTTCCACTCCAAACAAAGCCTATTACGCCGAAACACGCCGCTTGGCCGGCCCGAATCCCTTTCATGTCCACGAATTCGAGTTCTCTGAGTTTCAGTCGGAGCTCGGCCGGTTTTTCCCTTCGGTGACCATGTTCCTGCAGAATCATGTGCAGGCCATTTCCTTTCACCCGACGCCTGGAGGCTCCGGACTCGTGGCCGAGTTGGAGGCCGGCAGTGCTCCGGCCCAGCCCGAGACCAGCCACTTCTTTCTGGCGGTCTGCGCGCTGGCGCCCCAAACCGGATCACCCGTCTATCTCTACCTGCCCACCTCCTCCAACGTGCTGCGCGAACGGGAACAGCACATCGCCTTGCTTGAATCTGAACTCGCCAAGAAGGATTCCTGGCTCGAGGATTTGAAGCAGGACCATGCGCGCCTCAATACGCTGCACGAGGAGTTGCGAGCCGAGACGGACAAGACCGCAAGCTGGGCTCTTGGTCTGGAACAGGAATTGACCGCAGCCCAGGCTCGCGTCGCTCAAGTCCAGGACGAGTTGGCCGCGGAGCAGAGCTCTGCCCGGGAAGTCGTCGCCGCCTACGAGGCAAAGATCGACGAACTGCACATGGAACTCAGGACCAACGCGGCAGCGGCCGAGGAAGCGTTGCGCCACGTGGAAGAGCATTTACAGAAGAAGGTAGCCGATCTGGCCAAGTGCGTCGAACTGCTCGATGCCGCCGAGGAAACCGTGAAAGAACGTACGCTTTGGGCGCAAAGCCTTCAGGCCCGCGTGGAGCAGTTGGAACAGATGCTCGCCGCGGCACAGTCCTCCCGTTGGGTTCGTCTTGGACGCCGCATTGGTGTCGGCCCGGATCTTCATAACTCCTAA
- a CDS encoding glycosyltransferase → MKLGAILVAYNSADHIDKCIDSCLQFQTEFEAGIVVIDNASTDGTVAKSRSRAGVLTVENTTNRGFAGAVNQGCELLSDADAVLILNPDVILLDTPSKLAAALADGRVAAASGRLVDSNGQAQSGFQVRRFPTASTLVFENLGINKVWPGNPINRRYRCLDLDPQVSADVEQPAGACLLLRRAAWAAVRGMDEGFFPVWFEDVDLLRRLAAAGWKARYVAAFSARHEGGHSVNAVEWGNRQLYWCGSLLRYAAIHCSTFGLWAVAFSVLLGWIPRAVTGMFLQRSFRHLTEYVKLFRLVSAYLLVGRSEARLP, encoded by the coding sequence GTGAAGTTAGGCGCGATTCTTGTCGCCTACAACTCAGCCGATCATATCGACAAATGTATAGATTCCTGCCTGCAATTCCAAACTGAATTCGAGGCCGGCATCGTTGTCATCGACAACGCCTCCACGGATGGAACCGTCGCCAAATCCCGGTCCCGGGCCGGTGTCCTCACCGTGGAAAACACCACAAACCGCGGCTTCGCCGGGGCCGTGAACCAGGGATGCGAATTGCTCTCGGACGCCGACGCTGTTCTGATCCTGAACCCGGATGTCATCTTACTGGATACTCCATCCAAATTAGCGGCCGCGCTGGCGGATGGGAGAGTGGCCGCTGCCAGCGGGCGCCTGGTCGATTCAAATGGTCAGGCCCAGTCGGGATTTCAAGTCCGCCGGTTTCCCACTGCCAGCACTCTCGTCTTCGAGAACCTCGGTATCAATAAGGTTTGGCCGGGGAATCCGATCAACCGCCGCTATCGCTGCCTGGATCTGGATCCGCAGGTTTCCGCAGACGTGGAGCAGCCCGCCGGCGCTTGTCTCCTGTTGCGGCGCGCAGCCTGGGCCGCTGTCCGGGGCATGGATGAAGGTTTCTTTCCCGTCTGGTTTGAGGACGTGGACCTGCTGCGGCGCTTGGCGGCGGCCGGTTGGAAGGCACGCTATGTGGCTGCGTTTTCAGCCCGCCATGAGGGCGGGCATTCCGTCAACGCGGTGGAGTGGGGCAACCGGCAGCTATACTGGTGTGGTAGCCTGCTGAGGTATGCAGCAATCCACTGCTCCACGTTTGGGTTGTGGGCCGTGGCTTTTTCTGTATTGTTGGGTTGGATTCCGCGAGCGGTAACGGGGATGTTTCTGCAGCGGTCTTTCCGGCATTTGACGGAGTATGTAAAACTGTTTAGGCTTGTAAGTGCCTATCTTTTGGTGGGACGCTCGGAGGCGCGCCTGCCCTAG
- a CDS encoding glycosyltransferase family 2 protein, producing MYKNLSITVVIPCLNEEQGIEKVLSRMPEFVDEVIVVDNGSTDRTADVARSFGAQVIREGVRGYGRSYKKGFSLATGDVIVTLDGDHSYPPDAISYLLEAYLHLEADFLNASRFPVRDRRAMSFKHKFGNLVLSVVMSLLFFRWIHDSQSGMWVFSRKILKDMILESDGMAFSEEIKIEALLHPTARFEEIAIMYTSRLGEIKLNPWRDGFQNLFFLLKKRFARR from the coding sequence GTGTATAAGAATCTGAGCATCACAGTTGTCATCCCATGCCTGAATGAAGAGCAGGGTATCGAGAAGGTTTTGAGCCGCATGCCGGAGTTCGTCGACGAAGTGATCGTCGTCGACAACGGCTCCACTGACCGCACTGCGGACGTGGCCCGAAGCTTCGGAGCCCAGGTGATTCGCGAAGGCGTCCGTGGCTACGGCCGCAGCTACAAGAAGGGGTTCTCTCTCGCCACCGGCGACGTCATCGTCACGCTCGATGGAGACCATAGCTATCCGCCCGATGCGATCAGCTATCTTCTGGAAGCCTATCTGCACCTGGAAGCCGACTTCCTGAATGCCTCGCGCTTCCCTGTACGGGACCGCCGGGCAATGAGCTTCAAGCACAAGTTCGGTAACCTCGTCCTGTCGGTCGTGATGTCCCTGCTGTTCTTCCGCTGGATTCACGACTCCCAAAGCGGCATGTGGGTCTTCAGCCGCAAGATTCTAAAGGACATGATCCTGGAATCGGACGGCATGGCCTTCTCGGAAGAGATCAAGATCGAGGCTCTGCTCCACCCGACCGCCCGATTCGAGGAGATCGCCATCATGTACACCTCGCGCCTGGGCGAGATCAAGCTCAACCCCTGGCGCGATGGCTTCCAGAATCTGTTCTTCCTTCTCAAGAAACGTTTTGCGAGACGATGA
- a CDS encoding DUF1972 domain-containing protein encodes MDSIPHSGSLRIALLGTRGIPARYGGFETFAEELSTRLVQRGHEVTVYCRDEHEQPLYRGVHLCHIPPIRHKYLETLVHTFVSTIHLVRHPQQVALYCNGANAIFTPLARLAGMPVALNVDGLERKRKKWNALARAWYLMSEALSTFCPTEIVTDAVQIREYYRSHYGADSTFISYGAPTGRVETDAVLQQLDLERRRYFLYVTRFEPENNPLMVRRAFEQVKTDLKLALIGDAPYAADYIRQVRDTCDPRVVLPGTVFGEGYHELQSHSFAYIHATEVGGTHPALIEAMGRGALVLYLMTPENHEVAGGAGLPFHNEAELSGRISEVLRMPEEERERLRAASLKRVQERYSWDAVTDAYEELFRRLLAQ; translated from the coding sequence GTGGATAGCATTCCCCATTCCGGTTCGCTTCGCATAGCACTGCTGGGAACACGCGGCATTCCCGCCCGCTACGGCGGGTTTGAGACGTTCGCTGAAGAGCTATCCACCCGTCTGGTTCAACGCGGTCACGAAGTGACCGTCTATTGCCGGGATGAACATGAACAGCCGCTCTACCGCGGCGTGCACTTGTGCCACATCCCCCCAATCCGGCATAAGTATTTGGAAACACTGGTCCACACGTTCGTTTCCACCATCCATCTGGTGCGCCACCCCCAGCAGGTGGCCCTCTATTGCAATGGCGCGAACGCCATCTTCACGCCGCTCGCCAGATTGGCCGGCATGCCCGTCGCCCTCAACGTCGACGGCCTGGAGCGCAAACGGAAGAAGTGGAACGCCCTTGCACGCGCCTGGTACCTGATGTCCGAAGCCCTTTCGACTTTCTGCCCCACGGAAATCGTCACCGACGCCGTACAGATTCGCGAATACTATCGTTCCCACTACGGGGCCGACTCCACCTTCATCTCCTATGGAGCACCCACCGGTAGGGTGGAAACAGACGCCGTCCTGCAGCAGCTCGACCTCGAACGCCGCCGCTACTTCCTCTACGTCACACGCTTTGAACCAGAGAACAACCCGCTGATGGTGCGCCGGGCCTTCGAACAAGTAAAAACGGACTTGAAACTCGCTTTGATCGGTGACGCACCCTACGCGGCCGACTATATCCGCCAGGTGCGCGACACCTGCGACCCGCGAGTCGTCCTGCCGGGCACGGTCTTCGGCGAGGGTTACCACGAACTCCAGTCGCACAGTTTCGCCTACATTCATGCCACGGAAGTAGGCGGAACCCATCCGGCGCTGATCGAAGCCATGGGCCGCGGAGCCCTGGTTCTCTACCTGATGACCCCCGAAAACCACGAAGTGGCCGGAGGAGCCGGCCTGCCCTTCCACAACGAAGCCGAGCTTTCCGGGAGAATAAGTGAAGTATTGCGGATGCCCGAGGAGGAGCGCGAACGCCTGCGGGCCGCCTCCCTCAAACGGGTGCAGGAGCGATACAGTTGGGATGCGGTGACCGATGCTTATGAGGAACTGTTCCGGCGCCTGCTGGCGCAATAA
- a CDS encoding glycosyltransferase, with product MSALFSRIAWQLPLALLSPLFVLVALPALWLTDLFWKLLGTRRTPQNSRPNVTSASVVIPNWNGKHLLEKYLPSVVTAMSGNPRNEVIVVDNGSMDGSAEYLREHFPTVRCIALPQNLGFGGGSNTGFQSANNDIVVLLNSDMRVDPGFLQPLLDGFTDEKVFAVSCQIFFSDPGKRREETGLTQAWWSEGALRVRHCEDNQVDRPFPCFYGGGGSCAFDRRKFLELGGFDHVMKPFYLEDTDLGYMAWKRGWKVLYQPLSRVWHEHQGTIGKKFSRQYIDNVVNKNFLLFAWKNIHEPVRLAGHFFHAWTGAVLSLFAGDSRERASIGGLTRAFLQLPGAMAARWNARTLATVDDSEAFRRPMGGYFRDRFETVEKNPERLNVLFLSPYAICPPIHGGGVFMYETVRQLGKRTNLHLIVMLDDPKERQAHAAITPTTQSIEFCIRQEGHPKGVGAITPYAVREFYDRDFEWLVHRQIFLKEIDVVQVEYTNMGQYAGPYQHIAWTLFEHDVYFQSIGRTMKSFGPMGQMKAFTEYLRAIRYELGMLPRMDEIQTCTEENTNYLLSFLPELKPRIHHHLRAGIDTSDYEFRPGGRSPKTMLFLGSFRHLPNQAALRWFLNEVMPHVLEREPEAKLKVIGSDPPAGHTIPNFNGSVELVGFVENIRQPLTEYAVFICPILSGSGVRVKLLEAFASGIPTVSTRIGAEGLGGEDGLYCALADDPQEFAARIVQLFDDPEGAAEMARRAREFVVGNRDIGRMTESLEATYRATLAAKNRN from the coding sequence ATGTCAGCCCTGTTCAGTCGAATTGCCTGGCAACTGCCGCTCGCCTTGCTCTCGCCGCTGTTTGTCCTGGTGGCGCTGCCCGCGCTGTGGCTCACTGATCTCTTCTGGAAACTCCTCGGCACCCGCCGCACCCCCCAAAACAGCCGCCCGAACGTCACCTCCGCCAGCGTGGTCATTCCTAACTGGAACGGCAAGCATCTACTGGAAAAGTACCTGCCCAGCGTGGTGACGGCCATGAGCGGCAATCCCCGCAACGAGGTCATCGTGGTCGACAACGGCTCGATGGATGGCAGCGCCGAATATCTTCGAGAGCATTTCCCCACGGTCCGCTGCATCGCCTTGCCGCAAAATCTCGGCTTCGGCGGCGGCTCCAACACCGGCTTCCAGTCCGCCAACAATGACATCGTTGTCCTGTTGAATAGCGACATGCGCGTGGATCCCGGTTTCCTCCAGCCCCTGCTCGACGGCTTCACCGACGAAAAAGTCTTCGCGGTCTCCTGCCAGATCTTCTTCAGCGACCCCGGCAAGCGGCGCGAAGAGACCGGGCTCACCCAGGCCTGGTGGAGCGAAGGAGCCCTCCGCGTCCGGCACTGTGAAGACAATCAGGTGGACCGGCCGTTCCCATGCTTCTATGGCGGCGGCGGCTCGTGCGCCTTCGATCGCCGCAAGTTCTTGGAATTGGGCGGCTTCGACCATGTGATGAAGCCGTTCTACCTGGAAGATACCGACCTCGGCTACATGGCCTGGAAGCGTGGCTGGAAGGTGCTTTACCAGCCACTCAGCAGGGTTTGGCACGAACACCAGGGCACCATCGGCAAGAAGTTCTCCCGCCAATACATCGATAACGTCGTCAACAAGAACTTCCTGCTGTTCGCCTGGAAGAACATTCACGAACCCGTCCGGTTGGCCGGCCATTTCTTCCATGCCTGGACCGGCGCCGTGTTGAGTCTCTTTGCAGGGGATTCCCGCGAACGGGCCAGCATCGGCGGCCTCACCCGAGCTTTCCTCCAACTACCCGGCGCCATGGCCGCCCGTTGGAATGCACGCACCCTGGCCACGGTCGACGATTCCGAAGCCTTCCGGCGTCCCATGGGCGGCTACTTCCGCGACCGTTTCGAAACCGTGGAAAAGAACCCCGAACGCCTGAACGTCCTTTTCCTATCCCCCTACGCCATCTGCCCGCCCATCCACGGCGGTGGCGTTTTCATGTACGAAACCGTCAGGCAATTGGGCAAGCGGACGAATCTGCACCTGATCGTGATGCTCGACGATCCCAAGGAACGCCAGGCGCATGCCGCCATCACGCCAACCACGCAGTCCATCGAGTTCTGCATCCGGCAGGAGGGCCATCCCAAAGGCGTCGGCGCCATCACGCCCTATGCGGTCCGCGAATTCTACGATCGAGACTTCGAGTGGCTGGTTCACCGCCAGATCTTCCTAAAGGAGATCGATGTCGTCCAGGTGGAATACACGAACATGGGGCAGTATGCCGGACCGTACCAGCACATCGCCTGGACCCTGTTCGAGCACGACGTCTATTTCCAGTCCATAGGCAGAACGATGAAGAGCTTCGGACCCATGGGCCAGATGAAGGCCTTCACGGAATACCTGCGGGCCATCCGCTATGAACTCGGGATGCTGCCCCGCATGGACGAGATCCAGACCTGCACGGAAGAGAATACGAACTACCTGCTGTCGTTCCTGCCTGAACTGAAACCGCGCATCCACCACCATCTCCGTGCCGGCATCGACACCAGCGACTATGAGTTCCGTCCCGGCGGGCGCAGCCCCAAGACGATGTTGTTCCTGGGCAGTTTCCGCCACCTGCCGAACCAGGCGGCCCTGCGCTGGTTCCTGAACGAGGTGATGCCGCATGTGCTGGAACGGGAGCCCGAGGCCAAATTGAAGGTGATCGGCTCCGATCCGCCGGCCGGCCATACCATCCCGAACTTCAATGGCTCGGTCGAGCTGGTCGGATTCGTGGAGAACATCCGCCAGCCCTTGACGGAGTACGCCGTCTTCATCTGCCCCATCCTCAGCGGGTCTGGGGTGCGGGTTAAGTTATTGGAAGCATTCGCTTCCGGCATCCCCACCGTCTCAACACGGATCGGGGCGGAAGGCTTAGGCGGGGAAGACGGACTCTACTGCGCATTGGCTGACGATCCTCAGGAGTTCGCCGCCAGGATCGTTCAACTATTTGACGATCCGGAAGGAGCGGCCGAGATGGCTCGCCGGGCCAGGGAGTTTGTGGTTGGAAATCGCGATATCGGCCGGATGACCGAATCGCTGGAAGCGACTTACCGGGCAACGCTAGCCGCGAAGAACCGGAACTAG
- the alr gene encoding alanine racemase, whose protein sequence is MYRIWVEISLDQLAANYHAVRKVVGPGVAVAPVLKADAYRHGSVEVAHRLQEEGAHWLAVSNAEEGVVLRESGIRMRILVMGDFLPPERDALVEYSLTPVIHSLERLKEYDRLAQSVDRILPCHLKIDTGMGRLGVRSTCEELRAAAASAHHLHLEGLMTHFASAADFTTAQTTDQIVLFETAAHSLGQAGIQPALRHLGSSAAVAYGIRSAFGTMVRPGLAIYGYVTPSKGDAPPTELKVRPALTWKSRLVEIKEIPEGASVGYGATWQARRRTRLGIVAAGYADGIPHAVSNRGHVIVDGYLAPIVGAVSMDLITVDLTEVPPARIGDTVILLGRAGDVKWDADDIAAAGGTISYTVLCGIGNRVKRVYT, encoded by the coding sequence ATGTACCGCATCTGGGTTGAAATCTCCCTCGATCAATTGGCGGCCAACTACCACGCCGTTCGGAAGGTGGTAGGTCCGGGTGTCGCCGTCGCTCCGGTCCTGAAAGCCGATGCGTACCGGCACGGCTCCGTCGAAGTCGCCCACCGGTTGCAGGAAGAGGGGGCGCACTGGCTGGCGGTAAGCAACGCCGAAGAGGGGGTCGTGCTGAGGGAGTCCGGCATCCGGATGCGCATTCTGGTGATGGGCGATTTCCTCCCTCCCGAACGCGACGCACTGGTTGAGTACTCGCTGACCCCGGTAATCCACTCGCTGGAAAGGCTGAAGGAATACGACCGCCTGGCCCAATCGGTGGACCGGATCCTGCCCTGCCACTTGAAGATCGATACCGGCATGGGGCGGCTTGGCGTCCGGTCGACGTGCGAAGAGTTGAGGGCCGCCGCCGCTTCCGCGCATCATCTGCACTTGGAAGGCCTGATGACCCACTTCGCCTCAGCCGCCGATTTTACGACGGCTCAGACCACGGATCAGATCGTCCTGTTCGAAACAGCAGCGCACTCCCTGGGGCAGGCCGGCATCCAACCGGCGTTGCGGCATCTGGGCAGCAGCGCCGCGGTGGCGTATGGAATCCGAAGCGCGTTTGGCACCATGGTTCGCCCAGGCTTGGCCATCTACGGCTATGTCACTCCCAGCAAAGGAGATGCTCCCCCAACTGAGCTGAAGGTGCGGCCGGCGCTCACTTGGAAGAGCCGTCTGGTAGAGATCAAGGAGATACCCGAAGGAGCCAGTGTCGGCTACGGGGCCACCTGGCAAGCTCGGCGTAGAACGAGGCTCGGCATCGTGGCGGCCGGCTACGCGGACGGGATTCCTCACGCTGTCTCAAATCGTGGCCACGTAATTGTGGACGGCTACCTGGCTCCCATCGTCGGAGCCGTCTCCATGGATTTGATCACCGTGGACCTCACTGAGGTTCCACCGGCCCGGATCGGCGACACCGTGATCCTGTTGGGGCGGGCGGGGGATGTGAAATGGGATGCGGACGACATCGCGGCCGCCGGCGGGACCATCAGCTATACGGTTCTGTGCGGGATTGGCAATCGAGTGAAGCGCGTCTATACCTGA
- a CDS encoding glycosyltransferase family 2 protein yields MPSDVTIVIPNWNGAGRLTRAIQSAQSQTIEPKEILVVDNGSTDDSYQEACDAGALVLRFEKNTGFSRAVNAGVGECSTHWVAIVNNDVVLEPTWLENLLAGCGPDTAYASGKILNAKDHSVIDGTYDLLSWSGCAWRAGHGAPAARFHQAREVHFVPLTAALVQRDIFLRMGGLDVRFESYLEDIDFCLTCAAAGLQGRYIPEAIAYHEGSATLGAWSPRMVELLARNQIYLISKHFPGRLTRPVLAGQLLWGLLALKRGAGVAWLKGKWKGLTSLRGIRPSQFDAARLTAILQDSEDEIRKLQADQGDTFWEQYFRWRGR; encoded by the coding sequence ATGCCTTCGGATGTAACGATTGTGATTCCGAACTGGAATGGAGCCGGCCGCCTAACCCGGGCCATCCAGTCGGCACAGTCTCAAACTATTGAACCGAAAGAGATTCTCGTTGTGGACAACGGCTCCACGGACGACTCCTATCAGGAAGCCTGCGACGCCGGCGCGCTGGTTCTCCGCTTCGAAAAGAACACCGGCTTCAGCCGCGCCGTGAACGCGGGCGTAGGGGAGTGCTCCACCCATTGGGTCGCCATCGTGAACAACGATGTTGTCCTGGAGCCCACGTGGCTCGAGAACCTGCTGGCCGGTTGCGGGCCGGATACTGCATACGCTTCCGGTAAGATCCTGAATGCCAAGGACCATTCCGTCATCGACGGCACTTACGACCTGCTGTCCTGGTCCGGTTGCGCCTGGCGGGCCGGGCATGGTGCTCCCGCCGCGCGATTCCATCAGGCGAGAGAGGTTCACTTCGTTCCCCTCACCGCCGCCCTGGTGCAGCGCGACATCTTCCTGCGCATGGGCGGTCTGGATGTCCGCTTCGAGTCCTACCTGGAAGACATCGATTTCTGCCTCACCTGCGCCGCCGCCGGATTGCAGGGCCGCTACATACCAGAGGCAATCGCCTATCACGAGGGCAGCGCCACCCTCGGCGCCTGGAGCCCGCGCATGGTCGAACTTCTGGCACGCAACCAGATTTACCTGATCTCCAAGCACTTTCCCGGGCGCCTGACCAGACCCGTTTTGGCCGGCCAGTTGCTTTGGGGCCTGCTGGCTCTTAAGCGCGGAGCCGGCGTCGCCTGGCTGAAAGGCAAATGGAAGGGGCTCACCTCCCTCCGCGGCATTCGCCCGTCGCAGTTCGACGCGGCCCGGCTCACCGCCATCCTGCAGGATTCAGAGGATGAGATCCGAAAGCTCCAAGCGGACCAGGGAGACACTTTCTGGGAACAGTATTTCCGATGGAGGGGCCGGTGA